A region of Lycium barbarum isolate Lr01 chromosome 3, ASM1917538v2, whole genome shotgun sequence DNA encodes the following proteins:
- the LOC132630093 gene encoding ribonuclease MRP protein subunit POP4, with the protein MAEQQKKRTMEALERRFAQAKAEVHQQQQHKNKKFTVTTTPVQNNVKLTPQSINSSPSPLKSIATSTATSSKKGYLSFSGHTSAQDVELNNPAYLKLSHSVDENLLKITTEIPGKDTTVNDILHDLLQHGDSAQKYMQGSKNVKVDNWILLDNVVQKSSIATGARIRAMERQSKRSKRHMSIKQHKKLGLLDLPQEFHNYNIFKPMHDKWKDYVTKLLKNIGKNQLSQCLLNADLHGALILVVQCKIAGLIGVRGIMIRETVETFGIITEDNKFQVVPKKLSVFMLQVDCWKVTLLGDKLMSRNMIT; encoded by the exons ATGGCTGAACAACAAAAGAAACGAACAATGGAAGCATTAGAACGAAGATTTGCTCAAGCAAAAGCTGAagttcatcaacaacaacaacacaaaaacaagaaATTCACTGTTACTACAACACCTGTTCAAAACAACGTTAAACTTACTCCTCAGAGTATCAATTCTTCACCTTCACCTCTCAAATCAATTGCAACTTCTACTGCCACGTCATCCAAAAAAG GCTATTTATCTTTTTCTGGCCATACATCTGCTCAAG ATGTTGAATTGAATAATCCAGCATACCTCAAGCTCTCCCATTCAGTAGACGAGAATCTCCTGAAAATTACAACTGAG ATTCCTGGTAAAGACACGACTGTTAACGATATTTTGCATGATCTTCTCCAACATGGTGATTCAGCCCAGAAATATATGCAGGGGTCAAAAAATGTGAAAGTTGATAACTGGATTCTTCTTGATAATGTTGTACAAAAAAGCAGCATTGCTACTGGAGCTCGTATTCGGGCTATGGAGAGACAGTCAAAGAGATCTAAAAGACATATGTCCATAAAGCAACATAAGAAGTTGGGATTATTGGATTTGCCTCAAGAATTCCATAA CTATAACATCTTCAAGCCAATGCACGATAAGTGGAAAGACTATGTAACAAAACTCCTGAAAAATATTGG GAAAAATCAGTTATCACAATGTCTCCTTAATGCAGACTTACATGGTGCACTAATTCTAG TTGTTCAGTGCAAAATAGCAGGCTTAATTGGTGTACGTGGTATCATGATTCGTGAGACCGTAGAAACATTTGGAATAATCACAGAAGACAACAAATTCCAAG TTGTACCAAAAAAGCTTTCTGTATTTATGCTACAAGTGGACTGCTGGAAAGTTACATTGCTTGGAGACAAACTAATGTCAAGAAACATGATTACATGA
- the LOC132630217 gene encoding uncharacterized protein LOC132630217, producing the protein MSEKCLLMTSLAILACHPSSTIRCFKPNPSSTNSPKREKNPSNPLENKGISKSRKRLNFKSCSNICDFPRLNVHKPLKLLDEIVEGNHSKTIVEAIFRSGWKHGVGYKIEKILKVNHSEKISENFEECKKMVTNSRSTRSSSKRQVERVFYYGATVTCSLGLDKSPRICSKKTCGVCKIIGQYYGIHEKTNWFESFSTSSWSAHRKVVKQFGDGVSKKAIIVSRVIGKLRGENNGEVIILNPRAILPCFVIIYSFS; encoded by the coding sequence ATGTCTGAAAAATGTCTCTTAATGACATCTCTAGCAATTCTTGCTTGTCATCCAAGTTCTACAATTAGATGCTTCAAGCCAAATCCAAGTTCAACTAATTctccaaaaagagaaaaaaatcctTCAAATCCACTTGAAAACAAAGGGATTTCAAAATCAAGAAAGAGGTTAAATTTCAAATCTTGTTCCAACATTTGTGACTTTCCAAGATTGAATGTGCACAAACCGCTTAAGCTCTTAGACGAGATTGTTGAAGGGAATCATTCAAAAACCATAGTGGAAGCGATTTTTCGCTCGGGATGGAAGCATGGAGTTGGATACAAAATTGAAAAAATCTTGAAAGTGAATCATAGCGAAAAGATTAGTGAAAATTTTGAAGAATGCAAGAAGATGGTGACGAATTCAAGATCCACGAGAAGTTCAAGTAAAAGACAAGTAGAGAGAGTTTTCTACTATGGTGCAACGGTTACTTGTTCGTTAGGCCTTGACAAGTCTCCAAGAATTTGTAGCAAGAAAACATGTGGTGTGTGCAAAATCATAGGCCAATATTATGGAATTCATGAGAAAACTAATTGGTTTGAATCATTTTCTACTAGTAGTTGGAGTGCACATAGAAAAGTTGTTAAGCAATTTGGAGATGGAGTTTCAAAGAAGGCCATTATAGTTTCAAGGGTGATTGGAAAATTGAGAGGAGAAAACAATGGAGAGGTTATTATTTTGAATCCAAGGGCTATATTGCCTTGCTTTGTTATCATATATAGCttttcttaa